A segment of the Flavobacterium azooxidireducens genome:
ATGAAATCTGCTTGTTGATTTGCCGTCATATACATACTCGGATTATTTCCGGGATGTAATGGTTCGTTTTGTGGTGTAATGGCATCGATTCTGATACCTTCTTCTTGCATTTTTTGAATAAATTTTACAAAATACTGTGCATAAACACCATAATATTGTGGTTGAAGACTACCTCCGATGCTACTGCCGTTATCTTTCATCCAAACAGGTGGCGACCATGGACTTCCCATGATTTTAATGTTTGGATTGATAAGTAAAATATCTTTTAAAACCGGAATTAAATGCGTCATATCCGGTGCTAAACTAAATTGTTCAAGATTCATATCGGTTTGGCCGGCTGGCAAATCGTTATATGAAAAAACAGTGCTGTTTAAATCAGAAGCTCCGATACTGATTCGTAAATAGCTTACGGCAATATCATTTTCGCCAGATCCAAAAAGTTCTTGTAGTAATTCTTGTTTTTTTGTTGCGTTTAATTGATTGATCACTTCGGCACTTCCTCCGGTTAATGAATAGCCAAACCCTTCGATTTCTTGGTAGGTAATGTTGGGTTTTACTTCAATAACGGGATTTATATTGGGTTGTGTTCCAAAAATTAATAATCCATTTTGCTTTTGTAGTTTAACGGATTGGTTTCCTTTGGTAAGCCAAAAATCAACTTCATTGATTCCAACCGGAGTATCATCATCCATTGGTTGAGAACCATCTGAAGAATCACTACACTGAGACAGTGACATTATGAATGCCAAAATTGCGATTGCTTTCATTGAGGTAAAAATTATTTTTTTCATACTTGGATTTTTTTCTTTCTATTTTTAGAAGAAGGATAGTTATGATTTTATTTTTGAGGATAAAATTTCTCCTCAAAATGCTTCCGTATTGCTGCAGAAGCATTTTTTTCAAGGAAAAATAACTAACTCAAAACAAACTGTATTATTGATAAATTCTGATATAATCGACTTCAAAAACGGATTGTGTAAAATTTGGATCGATTGCTCCTCCAAAATTTCCACCCATGGCACAATTTATAATCAGAAAGAAATTTTGATTGAATGGTAAATTACTATTGTTAGAAAAAGTATAAAACAATTGATTATCAACATAAAACTTTATAGATGATGCTCTCCAATCTACTGTGTAAAGATGAAATTCGGAAGAAACATTTGGAACAGTTACACTTCCGCCATCGCCATTTCCACCGGAATGACTAGGATGGTGTAACGTTCCGTGAATAATATTCTGACTGTTTCCAACGTGCTCCATGATGTCTATCTCTCCACATCCAGGCCATCCTGCAGTTGAGATATTGTCTCCAAGCATCCATAAAGCAGGCCAAGTTCCGCCACCGGTTGGAAGTTTTGCTCTTATTTCTACTTTTCCGTATCGAAACGAAAATTTATTCTGTGTTTTAATTCGTGCAGAAGTATATTGGCTTCCACTATAATTTTCTTTGATTAGTTTAATTTTTAGATGACCGTCTTCCACAATTACATTTTCCGGTCTGTTGGTATAATATTGTGACTCGTTATTTCCCCATCCATCACCGCCTGTTCCCAAATCGTAGCCCCAATATGCACTGTTAGGGGCTCCGTTAACATTGAATTCTTCTGACCAAATCATCGAAGAAGCTACAAAAACGGTTACTGTTATTGATTTTGATATAAAATTTGTTCCGTTATAGGCAGAAACAAAAACTTCGTAGGTAGAAATTCCACTACCCGTGTATGTATGCGTATGTGTATTTGATTGCGTTTCAACAACTTGACCATTACCCGCATTTAATTTATAATTTGTTGCGTTATCGGCAGAAAAGCTAAACACCACCATTCCGGAACCATTTCCGTTGGGATTGTTTGCATCGGCACCTACAACATTAGCTGTAAGCTGCAAATTTTTAGGCATATTACTGTTCTCAGACGAACTACTATCGCTACTACATGCAAAAAATGCACTTGTAATAATGAGGATAAAGGAAAGAAATTGTTTCATAGTAAATTTTATTAAAAAAATGCCCAACCCATTAATGATTGGGCATTTTTAAGTTTATTAAAGAGCTGGTTTCAATTTAAGATACCAGGCATTTCCTATTTCTGTCCCTTGAACTCTGAGGTACATTTCGTTTTCTGTTAATTCAATGATTTCATAGCTTTTTTGAAGAGCTCCGTAGCCAATGAAACTTGTGGTTCCTCCTAAAACAATAACTGTTTCGGTTGATTCAGCAATTCCAGAAGTGGCACCTGTAAAGGTGAAAGGAGTTACTGCACCACCATAGCTGTAACATCCTTCATCTCCTGAAGCCGGAATACCAGGTATGGAAGAAAGAGCTCCGGTTTTTGTGAAAGCTCCATCAGGAGTTGCTACATTAATTTGGTAAGAATTTGAGCCAGCCAAAAAGCTAAATGTAAACGTTGATGTATAAAAACAATTGCAACACGCAACTTTTTCATCAATAGCAGAAGACCACCATTCTGGGGTTGAAGAACCTTCCCACGGACCAACGCCTAAATGACCTGGAACATCTTTATCTACAACCCAAGTTTTTGACGAGTTATTAGTTAAATAAGTTACAATTTCAGGTTCAACGTTGAAATCGCTTCTAACTGTAATTTCTTTTGTAGCAGTTGTAGATGAACCTCCACTACCATAGGCAACTACTGTTATTAAATAGGTTCCGGTAGAAGAATATCGTTTGGTTACTGTTGTAGAGCTTAGGCTTACGAGTTCTGATTGAGCAGCTGTGCCATAATCAATTTTATAACCAATGGCTCCATCTGCAGTAATATTTATAACCACATCACCAGATCCATCTCCGTCTGGATTTTCTGCGTTTTGACCAATAATTTCTGTGTTAATAACCAGATTTGTTGGTGCGTTTAAATCTCCAAGAGAATACTCTTCTTCGGCACAATTTGTGAATCCTATTCCAATCGTGAGGAAAGAAATCAAATATAAAATTTTTGTTTTCATAGCTTTCATTAATTTGTTAATCTGATATTATCGATATAAATCACTTCTCCTGCACCATTATCTGTATCGTTGTAACGCAAAACAAGCTGATTAAATTTAGTTCCGGCAGGAATTCCGCCAACAGTGCTAAAATCGAAAGTTAATTCTTCCCATTGATTTGCTACTGTATTAGCTACTTTTAAAATAGCTACACCATTTCCTGGATTTCCACCCACAGCACCTTCTAATTCAACGTTTAGCATTTTGCCAACTTCAGAGGCATAAACCAATACTTTAATTTTATTTCCGTTTGCAAAATCAATTGGATTGTTCAGTGGGCTATATGTTCCGCTCCAATTGGGAACGTTCATAGGTTTTGTATATTGACCTACTTTTGCACTTGTATTTAATCCGGAAGGGTTTGGATTATCAACTTTTGCAAAAGTTACATCGCCAAAGGTTCCAAAAAAGTAATTTATATAATCACTTTCAAAAGTTATTGGCAATTCAAATGGATCAAAAATAATAACTTCTTCTATTAATTCTGAAGTTGCTGCACCGCCACTCAAAGCCACCACTTTAAGCTGATAACTTCCCGCACTTGGATAGGTGTGTGGAGGAAGTGTTTGTCCAACCGCCATTGGTGTTCCTGTTTCATTAGCAACATCACCATAGTAAACCAAAAAACCATTTGCAAAATCTGCAGTAGCAGATACGGTAAGGTTGTAGCCTTCTATGATTTTTGTAGTTTCTATATTTTCAGGAGCTCTATACATAATTTGAAACGGAATTAAACTTTCTGTTTCAAAACCAGTAATACTAGTTGCGATTATTTTTACTGTATAACTTCCTTCCGGATAAACGTGGGTTACATTTTCACCAGCTGATAATGTAACTGGTTCTGAAGTTCCATCACCAAAATCGACTGTAAAGAATGTTGCATCGTTTCCGGTTGGAGTAATTTTAACTTTACCTGAATTATCGTTACTGATTTGAAGAGTAGAGTTAATATTATTTGGTTGGGATGAATTTACCGATGATAAATCATCACTAATACTGTCTTCTGAACAACTTGTTGCAAGAACAGCAACTAACAACAATAATATGTTTTTTATATTTTTCATGGTTTGTATTTGTTAGTTATATTGTGGATTTTGAACAATTGCTGTGTTTTCCAATTCTTGGTATGGAATTGGGAAAATTTCATTTTTACCCGCTACAAATCCTCTTGAAGATAATTTTGTGGCTGCATCTCCCCATCTTACTAAATCGAAGAAACGGTGACCTTCTCCGGCAAGTTCTTTTCTTCTTTCGTCTTTAATTGCGTTTAAAGAAACTGGTATAGAAGGCAATCCAACGCGTGCTCTAACAGCATCTAACAATGCTTGAGCTCTTGCTCCAGTTGACCCTAATGCTTCTGCTTCAAGCAAATAAGTATCTGCCAAACGAATCATGTAGGTGTTTTGTCTATAATTTAAAATGACATCTCCACCCCCTGTGTGAACATCCGCTTGCTTAGGTAAAAATTTATTTAGAAAATAGCCTGTATCCTGATATCCTGGTGAATATGCATGCGTTGGAGGATCCTGAGCTTGTGCAATAGCCTCGTAAGGAAGAACATTAAATACAGTTGCATCAAATCTTGGATCACCAGTCATGAAGTTAATAAAATCTTCCGTAAAAACATTAAAGCTCCATCCAGAAGGTAAATCAGGAGCGGATGGAATAACTTGTACATATCCTCTTGGCCCTACCATTATGTTTAATGAATTTCCTTCGTCAGTACCACTTCCCCAATTACCCCAGCCTGTTAATCCTGTATTGGTGTGAGCTACTTCGAAAATTGATTCTTGATTAAATTTGTTTGCTACCAGCCACAAATCGCCAAAGTTGTCTAACAATTTGTTTCCGTATTGGTTTGTTTGCCCCGGTGTTCCGTTCACTTGTGCCAATTGTTCTGCAGCTAAAGCATTTTTACCTTGAAACAAAAACACTTTACCCAACATCGCTTGAGCAGCACCTTTGGTTAACCTTCCGGCATCTGCACTCATATCGGCAATAGTTGAAGGTAAATAATCAATTGAGAATAGTAAATCTTCTTCAATTTGAGCATAAACAGCTGTTGGATCTGCTTGTGGAATAGTTAAAAATTCCGATGGTTCCAGAGGAATCGTAATTAAAGGAATGTTTCCAAACATTCTTACCAATTCAAAGTAATAAATTCCGCGTAAAGCTCTTGCTTCTGCAATGAATTGATTTCTTACGTTATCATCCATATCTGCTTCTGGTATTCTTTGAAGCAAAACATTTGCTCTAAAAATCCCTTGGTAATAATCACTCCAAAAACTAAGTGGAATTGTGTTTTTATTGATGGTAAAATTGGAAAACGACTGAATTCCTATTCCATCTGTAGAGCTACCTCCTCCGGCAAAATGATCATCTGAACCTGCGTTCATCATGGCAATCATATTTTCAAAACCTCCGGACTGTTTTCTCAAAATATCATATACTGCAACCAACCCGCTAAAAGCTTCCTCTTCATTGGAATAATAATTCTCAGAAGAAAACACACCCTTAGGTTCGATCTCTATAAAGTCGTCTGAACAACTCATCACTGCACTAAAAAATAAAATTCCCAGTACACCATTTTTTAAATTAAATCTTTTCATAATCATTTTTATTAAAATTGAAGATTAACACCAAACATAAATGATCTTGCTTGTGGATAATACCCTCTGTCTATACCCATAATATTTCCTCCGATTTCAGGATCATAACCAGTATATTTTGTAAACGTTACTAAATTTTCTGCTGTCATAAACAATCTAAGTCTTTCTGCACCTATTTTGCTGGACAAATCTCTTGGGATTGTATAACCAAGTTGTACAACTTTTAAACGTAAATAATCACCATCTTCTAAGTAGAAATCGGAAGGATTGGTAAAGTTTCTATTTGGATCATCATTTGTAAGTCTAGGGTAGCTATCCGAAGTTCCTTCACCGTGCCATCTTGACAACGCATCAGTTTGATAATTGGCATTTTGAATATCAAGCCTTCTTAATCCTTTAAAAATTTTGTTTCCTCCCGCACCTTGGAAAAAGGTCATTAAATCAAACCCTTTAAAATCAAAATTCAAGGTTAGCCCATAGGTGTATTTTGGAAGAGGACTTCCTAAAAACACTTTATCATCTTCCGTAATTGTTCCGTCACCATTTGCATCTGTCCATCTAAAATCTCCTGGTCTAGCATCAGGTTGAATTAATCCACCATTTGAATTGGTATAGGCGTTTATCTCGTCCATGTTTTGGAAAATTCCAGCCGTTTGATATCCGTAAAATGAATTATAGGCTTCTCCTACTTGGGTTCTTGTAATTGCCCCCATTGATTGGAAACCAGCTGTGCCATCAGTAATGAATTCTTTATCAAAACCTAAATAGGTAACTTCATTTGTAAGTGTTGAAAAATTAGCATTTGCTGAAAAATTCAATTCTCCGATTTTTTTCTTATAACCCAATTCAAATTCAAAACCTGTGTTTTCCATATCGGCAACGTTTCCTAAAGGATCACCCGTTGCTCCAACATATCCCGGAAGTCTAACGTACTGAAGAATACCTGTCGTTTTTTTGCGATAATATTCTATGGTTAATGTAAAATCGTTTGCAACCTTAGCGTCGAAACCAATATTAAACTGCGAGGTTTCTTCCCATTTTAAATCAGGATTATCCGGTGCACTTGGGCTATATCCTGTATCAATAGCAATTCCATCTGCTCCAAATGTATAGTTTCTTCCTCCGTTAATTAAGGCAGCATATCCAAAATCAGGAATACCATCATTTCCTGTAATACCATATCCTAATCTAAATTTGAATGTGTTTACAAATTTGTTTTCTTTCCAAAATTCCTCGTTAGAAATATTCCAACCTACAGAAAAAGAGGGGAAAGTACCATATTTATTGTTTTTTCCAAATCTACTTGATCCATCTCTTCTTATGATTCCAGAAAAAATGTACTTTTCATTAAAATTATAATTTAAACGGGCAAAAAGAGAAGACAAAATATGTTCATTCCCTTCATAGGCAGATCCAACTTTATCATCTTGTGGTATAATAAAGTTAAATGAAGCATCATGATAATTATCTATCGGTAAATTATAATGAGTCATACTCATTCCATTGGTAATATTGTCTACATAAGCCCCTTGCCCTAATAAGATTTCTACATTATGTTTGTCAAAAGTTTTAGCGTAGGAAATTGTATTTTCAATATTCCAACCAAACGTTTTGTGCATATTTCTACTATAATTGTTTTGTAATGACAAAGTAGATGCATTCAAATAAAATTCAGGTGTAAAACCTTCACCTCCCCAAAAAGCCATTTTACCACCTAGCGAACTTCTAATTTTTAAACCCTCAATTGGTGTTGTAATATCAAGAAAAGCATTCCCTACAAAATCATCAGACCATCCAAAGTGTCCTAACCTTGTTTTGGCGTAAGCTAAAGGATTTGTCATTTCTTGAATTACTAAATTTGAAATTCCGTACGGGTTTCCAAATTCATCTCTCATTACATTAAAACTTGGATTGGAATAAGGGGCTCCATTACTTAAAACAGGATCGGTTTCAATTACCGGTGTAATTGGATCCAAATTGATTGCAGAACTCAATGGGCCACCAAACTCACTGTTTGTATTTCCTATACCAACAGATTTTTGATGCGAATAGCCTAATGTTTGACCCACTGTAAAATACTTAGAAATTTTGTGAGTTGAATTAATACGGATATTTTTCTTGTTGAATTTTGAAATTTCCGGTAACACAATACCTTCTTGGTCAATTAATCCAAAAGACAAATAGAAAGTTGATTTATCGTTTCCTCCACTTACGCTTACCTCATGTGAAGATCGTTTAGCAGAATCATCAAAAATATGCGATTGCCAATCGGTTCCTCTTCCAAATGATGATAAATCGGTAAAAGGAGGAGTTCTTCCATCGGCCGCAGCACGTTCATTCATTAATGCTGCATATTCTGTTGCATTTAACATTTCTAATTTTTTTGCTGCAGATGAAACACCTGCAAAACCAGTATAGTTCACACTAATTTTACCAGATTTTCCTTTTTTGGTTGTAATCAAGATTACACCGGAAGCAGCTCTAGAACCATAAATTGCTAAAGAAGCGGCATCTTTTAAAACTTCAATTGACTCAATATCGTTTTGGTTAATAAAACCAATTCCTGAAGATTCAACAATTACACCGTCAATAACCCAAAGCGGATTATTTCCACCGTAGGTGTCAAACGTTGTAATACCACGAACACGAACAGTAGCTGCAGTTCCAGGTTGGCCAGAATTACTTGCAATAATAATACCTGAAGTTCTACCTTGCAACGCTTGTTCTACACGACCACTGTTTGGAATATTTTCAATATCTTTTGCTTTTAAGCTGGATATTGCACCGGTTACTACACTTTTCTTTTGTGTACCATAACCCACAACGACCACTTCGTCTAGAGATTTATTTTCTTCTTTTAAAGTTACGTTGATTGTTGTGTTTTGAGAAACGGCTACCTCTTGAGACTCATAGCCAACATAAGAAAACACTAAAACTTCGTTTGAATTGACTTTGATTGTATAATTACCATCAAAATCGGTTGTAGTTCCCCTCGACGTGTTTTTTACTACAACATTAACACCAGGTAGCGGAAGATTGCCAGAATCATCCGTCACAGTCCCTTTAATTTCAATGTTTTGAGCAGTAATCATTGAAAACGCAAAGAGAAAAAGCATGCTTAAATACTTGCTGAATTTCATAAATTTTGGTTGTTTAAATAATTTGTTAGTTTTTGTTTTTTTGCCATTTCTAAAAAAAGTAGAGAATTCTAAAAAAACATACCTTATTATTATGAGTAATATAATTTTAAAATCTACTCTAACGTTTTCGTTTTAATAGCAGCTTAAAATTATCTCATATTAACACCACATTAACAATGTGTTATACACTTGTATCTCATCAAATTCATTTTTATATACACTTTTTATTCACTTAATTATGTAATAAATTATTATTCAATAGTTTAAATAAATAAAATAATACTCCAAAATTTATTTTTTTTACTATTTTTGATGAAATTTTAAGCACTTTTCTTTCATAATTTAATTTTTAAGACACTTGAAGACCATTCACCAATTTACAATTGTTGTTTTATTACTGATTAATTGCACTGTTTTTTGTCAAAACATAAATTTTAATGAGTTAAAAATTAATCCAATTGCGAAAGTGACCAATTATAATAGGTCAAATTTTAATGCAGATCCACAATTTTGGGCCGCTTGCGAAGACAATGATGGTGTGATGATATTTGGCAACAATGATGGAGCGGTTTTTTTTGACGGAAACCGTTGGAGTAAAATCAATCTTCCGAACAATTCTTCTGTTAGAAGTTTATACAAAGCTAAATCAGGAAAAATTTTTGCCGGTGGTTACAATGAATTTGGTACTTTACAAAAAGATGAAAAAGGAAAATATTATTATCATTCCTTAATGAATGAACTTCACCTTTCAAACAAACACATTGAAAATATTTGGCAAATTCACGAATTTGGCGAATTTATTATTTGCAGAACATTTAACGGATTAATTCTCATCAAAGGAAAAACCGCTTTGTTTATTCCGGCAAATGCTTCTTTTATAAATTCGGCTGTTTTAAATGATAATTTCTACGTTCAGGATGCAAAATATGGGATTTATCAATATAATTTACAAAACAAAGAATTAAACTTAGTGTTTGAAGCGACTAAATTTAATGATGAAGAAATCGCTTCGATGCTTGAATCTGATAAAAAGGATGAGATCATTTTATTTTCAAAATCCGGAAACATCTACAAAGGCAATTTAAAAACTTTAGCTATTGAAATGTGGTTTAGCTTATTTGATAGCAATAGTCCGGATCAAATTTCAAAAGCAATTAGAAAAGACAACAAAACCATTATGGTTGGTACGTTGGCTTCAAAAATCATTGAATTTAATATTTCCACTGGAACAATTCACAAGAACAATCCTTCGCACAGAAGTTTAAAAAATGTTGCTATTCACAATCTTTTTAAGTCAAAAAACAATTATTGGGTTATCACCAACAACGGACTATCGTTTATGGATTTTAATCCGCCATTTATCAATTTGTTTGATAAAGCTTCTGTGTATGATGTTTTAATTCATAATTCAAAAATATACTTAGCCACCAATTCGGGTGTGTTTTATGCAGATACCTCTTTTGATTTAAATTCTGACACATATTATTCCTTTTCTAAAATAAAGGAACTGCAAGGACAAACATGGTCTATTCAGTTGGTTGAAGATGAAATTGTTATTTCGCATAACGATGGATTATTTGTGTTGAATGATTTAACACCAATAAGAGTTGGAACAGAAAGTGGTTTTTGGAAAGTTACACCAATCGAAGGAAGTACCGGCAAATATTTAGCTTCAACTTATACCGGATTATTTCTTTTAGAAAAAGACAACAACGAATGGAAGCTTTTGCATAAAATAGCCGGGTTTGAAGAATCGGCAAGAGATATCATGTTATCTGAAGAAAAAAACACGTATTGGATTTGCCACGGCTACCAAGGCGTTTTTAAGGTTCATTTAAACAGTGATTACACAAAAGCAATAGCTGTTGAACATTTTACTGATAAAAACGGCTTAAAATCGTTTTATAACGTGAACGTTGTTAAGTGGGAAAATGAAATTGTTTTTACAACAAACAACGGAATATTTCAATACAACCATGAACAAAACAGATTTGTTCCTCATCAAAAGTTGAATAAAATTCTTGATCCTACAAAAAACACGCGAAAAATTATTACTCGAGGTTCAAAAACATGGTTTGTGCTAAATGATGAAGCTGGTTATTTTTATACAAAAAGCAACAACAAATCGCTTCATAAAGATTTATTTTTAAACCTAAAAGGCTATTTTAATCGTGGAATGGAATGTATTATTCCATTGTCTGAAAATCAAGTGTTATTTGGTTCTAATCTTGGTTTGTTTTTTTATAATTTAAAGAATAATACTATAAATTCTGTTGTTCCAACACAACTAACATCAATTAAATATACAGCAAATCAGAAACCATTTTTAGCAGATGTAAAAAGTAACTCTTCCATTGAGTTTCCAAATAAAACTGCATTGTTGCGTTTTGAATTTGCAGCACCTGAAATGACAAAAGGTACTCAAATTCAGTACAGCTATCAACTTGAACCTATTGATAAAAACTGGTCTGAATGGCAAAATTCTTCCTATAAAGAATTTACTCATCTTAATCCGGGCGATTATGTTTTTAAAATTAAAAGCCGAAATTTATCTGGAATTTTAGGAAGTGAAACAACTTATAAGTTCACAATTCTTCCGAAATGGTATCAAACAAATTTTGCTTTTTTTCTTTACATTTCATCCTTTATTTTGCTCATTTATATCATCTGGGTTTTGGTTAAGAAAAAAATAGAACGCGAAAGAACCAAAGCCAGAATTGAAGCCGAAAAAACCAAAAAACTTTTAGAATTAGAATTAGAACAACTAAAATTATTGCGTGAAAAAGAAAAAATAAATGCCGCAAAAATTCACTTGGAAGAAGATGTTATCGAAAAAAGTAAGCAATTGGCCAACTACACGCTTTTGTTGAGTCAAAAGAAAGAATTGTTTAATGATCTTCAATTAGATTTAAAAAGTTTGAGGGAAATCAATAAAAATGACGATTTTAGAAAACGAATCAGTCAAATATTCCAAAAGCTGCATCAGAACAAAATTGGGGAAGAATTCATGGAAATTTTTGATGTGAATTTTGAGAAAGTAAACCACAATTTCTTTGAAAAACTGAAAGAACTAAATCCATCCTTAACCAAAAGAGAATTGCGTTTGTGTGCTTTTGTGAAAATGGATTTGAGTAATAAAGAAATAGCCCCATTACTAAGTATTTCAATCCGTGGAGTAGAAAATGCTCGGTATCGAGTGCGAAAAAAATTAAACGTTCAACACGAAGAAAATTTTGCTTCTTACTTAGAAAGTTTGGTTAGCGAAGAAAAGAAAACGCATCTCGAATAAGATGCGTTTTTCTATGCTAATTACTATTTTTTACTAAAATTATAAACTCGCTTTCAAATATTCGCGGTTCATTCTAGCTATATTTTCTAGTGAAATTCCCTTTGGACATTCAATCTCACAAGCACCAGTATTGGTACAGTTTCCAAATCCTTCTTCGTCCATTTGGCGAACCATATTTAAAACTCGTTCAGTAGCTTCTACTTTACCTTGTGGTAAAAGTGCATATTGTGAAACTTTTGCTCCAACAAATAACATGGCAGATCCATTTTTGCAAGTTGCAACGCATGCTCCACAACCAATACAAGCTGCTGCCAT
Coding sequences within it:
- a CDS encoding helix-turn-helix and ligand-binding sensor domain-containing protein, producing MKTIHQFTIVVLLLINCTVFCQNINFNELKINPIAKVTNYNRSNFNADPQFWAACEDNDGVMIFGNNDGAVFFDGNRWSKINLPNNSSVRSLYKAKSGKIFAGGYNEFGTLQKDEKGKYYYHSLMNELHLSNKHIENIWQIHEFGEFIICRTFNGLILIKGKTALFIPANASFINSAVLNDNFYVQDAKYGIYQYNLQNKELNLVFEATKFNDEEIASMLESDKKDEIILFSKSGNIYKGNLKTLAIEMWFSLFDSNSPDQISKAIRKDNKTIMVGTLASKIIEFNISTGTIHKNNPSHRSLKNVAIHNLFKSKNNYWVITNNGLSFMDFNPPFINLFDKASVYDVLIHNSKIYLATNSGVFYADTSFDLNSDTYYSFSKIKELQGQTWSIQLVEDEIVISHNDGLFVLNDLTPIRVGTESGFWKVTPIEGSTGKYLASTYTGLFLLEKDNNEWKLLHKIAGFEESARDIMLSEEKNTYWICHGYQGVFKVHLNSDYTKAIAVEHFTDKNGLKSFYNVNVVKWENEIVFTTNNGIFQYNHEQNRFVPHQKLNKILDPTKNTRKIITRGSKTWFVLNDEAGYFYTKSNNKSLHKDLFLNLKGYFNRGMECIIPLSENQVLFGSNLGLFFYNLKNNTINSVVPTQLTSIKYTANQKPFLADVKSNSSIEFPNKTALLRFEFAAPEMTKGTQIQYSYQLEPIDKNWSEWQNSSYKEFTHLNPGDYVFKIKSRNLSGILGSETTYKFTILPKWYQTNFAFFLYISSFILLIYIIWVLVKKKIERERTKARIEAEKTKKLLELELEQLKLLREKEKINAAKIHLEEDVIEKSKQLANYTLLLSQKKELFNDLQLDLKSLREINKNDDFRKRISQIFQKLHQNKIGEEFMEIFDVNFEKVNHNFFEKLKELNPSLTKRELRLCAFVKMDLSNKEIAPLLSISIRGVENARYRVRKKLNVQHEENFASYLESLVSEEKKTHLE